A DNA window from Anastrepha ludens isolate Willacy chromosome 6, idAnaLude1.1, whole genome shotgun sequence contains the following coding sequences:
- the LOC128866743 gene encoding uncharacterized protein LOC128866743 codes for MKITPPRMQFCVRAIVIFCTMGSFAKAEQPYTVKNEDFEHFDGMKETIFHLGEMKIIGRQRFMNGTLKFADDMNNEHYKFSIELFSSPQGDDQFKRLPMGVPRTNICDGLKNLYTKMLQPSFVEGENTNFPYVPEDEGLCPVPKGEYYIKELELNTDSWPNQIPRGLLKAVLTFFKDEINVGGGALLLKVEDRE; via the exons ATGAAAATCACTCCACCCAGAATGCAGTTTTGTGTGCGCGCAATTGTGATATTTTGCACGATGGGAAGCTTTGCCAAG GCTGAGCAACCGTATACTGTAAAAAATGAAGACTTCGAACATTTTGACGGTATGAAGGAAACGATCTTCCATTTGggtgaaatgaaaataatcgGACGTCAACGTTTTATGAATGGCACTTTAAAATTCGCCGACGATATGAACAATGAACACTACAAATTCTCAATAGAGCTCTTCTCTTCGCCTCAAGGCGATGATCAGTTCAAGCGTTTGCCTATGGGTGTGCCACGCACGAACATTTGTGATGGactgaaaaatttgtacacGAAAATGTTGCAGCCATCGTTTGTAGAgggtgaaaatacaaatttcccCTATGTACCAGAGGATGAGGGACTTTGCCCTGTACCAAAAGGTGAATATTACATAAAGGAGCTGGAGCTTAACACCGATTCTTGGCCAAATCAAATACCACGTGGCCTTTTGAAGGCGGTATTGACATTTTTCAAAGACGAAATCAATGTGGGTGGCGGTGCTTTGTTGTTGAAAGTCGAAGATCGTGAGTGA